The Pyrus communis chromosome 5, drPyrComm1.1, whole genome shotgun sequence region GCAGTTTTCTCCCAAATAGGCGATTTAGTAATGAGTTTAACGTGCTGATCTAAGTTGCACGGACATAGATTCGGCGACATGCGACAcgacaaaactaaaaaaaatagaacacaGACATAAATAGGACAcgttaattaaaatataatatatattacatatattaaaaataatacttcaaatttataattaaacatGGATGTATAAGGATTCTTCCTGATAAAGCCTCTATAAAATGGATATGCTTACCTCTATGTTTAACTAGGCATACATGGAAAGagaaacaaataaatgaaaaaaaaaataataacatcatttatatttataaatataaacaaaacaatTGTTTTAGGCTGATTGTCCCTAGCTTAAATACTACCAGCCCTCCATCCGTGGACGGATCCATATAGGGACCCGAGAGGTCTCGGGATCCTTTGGAAACCCGAAGAAACACTTGTGATCGACCTCCAGGACCCTCCAACAATTTAGGCAGGTGTAGCGGAAAGGCTTGTTGCCTCCATGGATGTGCATGCAGCAGTGCTTATAAAGAAGAATAAAGGAAAAGACTCACAAAGGCATTTCAGTTTTCTCATGGTCACAGTCAAGCAGACTCACTAGCTTGGACCCTCGAACCTGGGACCTCtctgttttttgtattttaagagCCGAAATCCGCGCCCTTACCACTTGGCCACTTGATGTGGttcattaattttgattattcaataaaccaaattcaataaaaaatagtgctATGAAACCAAACtagtctattttttttttttttttgaacttttatcttAGGACCCCCTGATCTTGAAATCCTGGATTCACCACTTCCATCCCATTATCCCAGCCACCATTGCCCATCCCCAGCCGCCCACCCTCCAACCGGTGTCTCCACCCCCACGGTGAGAATGCCACATATGTTTCAATATTTCAAAAACTGCCTCGAACCCGTGTCGGCGGCGTGTCCAACCCGTTGACCAGTGTCTTGACCGTGTCCAACCGTTTACTGTGTCGGCCGGAGGCGTATTGGAGGCGTGTCAAAGTGTCCGACACTTAGGGTTTCGGAGTGTCCGTGCAACCTAGGTGCTGATATGATATATTGATAAATGCAAATAATCCGGTATTAATattttctgttggttttagGCCCAGGAGATACGTCCAAGGGCGTTGCCATTCAGGTTGGGTCTATAAGCCCTGCTTTCATGGATGGGATGCTGCCCCATCCAATGCAGCCCCATGGAATTATTCATCAGGGTCAGAACCTGACTTTTACCCCCCAAATGGTTCTTCAGATACCTCAGATGGGCAACTTGGGGATCAGCAGGGCGTCACAATGCCCCCAGCAACAGAGTAGGAAGTTTGGCGGCTCTCGTAAAACTCCTGTCGACATTATACATCCAGATACACCTGAACTGAGTGGAACTAAGAGTACTATTTcaaaggggaagaagaaaagaaaagaaattgtttCTAAGACAGGTGCTGCTGACGTGACCTCTGATCTTTATGGGGCGTACAAGAACCCTGAAGAAAAGAAGGGTACTGAAAACACTGAAAGTATTATGACAAGTATAATTTCAAAGCAGGTAGCTACTGATGCTCCTCAGCAAGATGCTgtagggagagagaaagatgcACCCGTTAAAGCTGAGCCAGAGGATTGGGAAGACGCTGCTGACATCTCTCCCCCAAAACTGGAAACCTCAGATACTGCAGAGCAGGTCTGTGGAGTGGATGATTCTGACAAAGATGGACATGAACATGGGGCGAAGAAATATTCCAGAGATTTCCAGTTGAAGTTTTCTGAGCAATTTACTGAGCTTCCAGAAGGTTTTGAAATTAAGTCTGATATAGCAGAGATCTTGGATGCTAATGTGAATGCTGCTCCTTCCATTGATTATGATTCGCTCCCTAGTCCGGGAAGAATTGTTGATAGGCAAGGAGGGGCCGCAAGACTTGACCGTCGTGGGAGTGGAATAATGGATTATGATAGATGGAATAAGGGAGGTGCTGCCAATTTCCAAACTGGCCAAGGACCAAATTTTGGTGTTTTGAGGAATCCACGTGCACCGACACCAGTTCAGCAGCATGTTAGAGGGATCCTGCCTGGGCCTGGTCACTCTGTTGGTCATCAGGGAGGGATGCAAAGAAATAATTCTGATGCTGACAGGTGGCAGAGAGATACGAATTTTCAACCTAAGGGCTTGATGCCTTCTCCTCATGCTCCATTACAGGTGATGCACAAAGCTGACGGGAAATATGAAGTGGGTAAAGTGACTGAGGAAGAGCAGGCCAAGCAAAGGCAGTTAAAGGCTATACTGAACAAGTTAACtcctcaaaattttgaaaaactatTCGAGCAAGTGAAAGCTGTCAATATAGAGAATGTGACGACTCTAACTGGTGTCATTTCACAGATCTTTGACAAGGCTCTTATGGAGCCTACTTTCTGTGAGATGTATGCTAACTTCTGTTTTTATCTTGCCGGAGAGTTGCCTGGTTTCAgtgaagacaaagaaaagataagttTTAAGAGATTGCTTTTGTGCAAGTGCCAGGAGGAATTTGAGAggggagaaagaaagcaagagGAGGCCTATAAGGCCAATGAAGAGGGTCAGGTGAAACagtctgaagaagaagaagaggagaaaagaATCAAAGCGCGAAGACGAACATTGGGTAACATTAGATTAATTGGGGAActatacaaaaagaaaatgttgaCGGAGAGAATTATGCACGAATGCATTAAAAAGTTGCTAGGTCAGCAACAGACTCCAGATGAGGAAGATATTGAAGCTTTGTGCATACTAATGAGCACAATTGGGGAGATGATTGATCATCCGAAAGCCAAGGAGCACATGGATGCATATTTTGAAAGGATGAAAAGCTTATCGAATAACATGAAATTATCTTCTAGGGTTAGGTTCATGTTGAAGGATGCAATTGATTTGA contains the following coding sequences:
- the LOC137733410 gene encoding eukaryotic translation initiation factor 4G-like, which codes for MDGMLPHPMQPHGIIHQGQNLTFTPQMVLQIPQMGNLGISRASQCPQQQSRKFGGSRKTPVDIIHPDTPELSGTKSTISKGKKKRKEIVSKTGAADVTSDLYGAYKNPEEKKGTENTESIMTSIISKQVATDAPQQDAVGREKDAPVKAEPEDWEDAADISPPKLETSDTAEQVCGVDDSDKDGHEHGAKKYSRDFQLKFSEQFTELPEGFEIKSDIAEILDANVNAAPSIDYDSLPSPGRIVDRQGGAARLDRRGSGIMDYDRWNKGGAANFQTGQGPNFGVLRNPRAPTPVQQHVRGILPGPGHSVGHQGGMQRNNSDADRWQRDTNFQPKGLMPSPHAPLQVMHKADGKYEVGKVTEEEQAKQRQLKAILNKLTPQNFEKLFEQVKAVNIENVTTLTGVISQIFDKALMEPTFCEMYANFCFYLAGELPGFSEDKEKISFKRLLLCKCQEEFERGERKQEEAYKANEEGQVKQSEEEEEEKRIKARRRTLGNIRLIGELYKKKMLTERIMHECIKKLLGQQQTPDEEDIEALCILMSTIGEMIDHPKAKEHMDAYFERMKSLSNNMKLSSRVRFMLKDAIDLRKNKWQQRSKVEGPKNIEEVHRDAAQNVPSENVFTEDRLRDMSLAAIREFYSARDEKRLLYALKT